Proteins encoded by one window of Yersinia massiliensis:
- the gshB gene encoding glutathione synthase, producing the protein MIKLGIVMDPISSINIKKDSSFAMLLEAQRRGWELHYMEMGDLYLRGGDGRARTRLLSVKQDKDEWFSFGAEQDLPLHDLDVILMRKDPPFDTEFIYATYILERAEDKGTLVVNKPQSLRDCNEKLFTAWFPELTPDTLVSRSKDHIRQFHKEHGDIILKPLDGMGGTSIFRVKQDDPNLSVIIETLTELGSRFCMAQNFLPAIKEGDKRVLVVDGEPVPYCLARIPAQGETRGNLAAGGRGEARPLSESDWKIARAVAPVLKQKGLIFVGLDIIGDRLTEINVTSPTCIREIEAAFPDVSITGMLMDAIEVRLANK; encoded by the coding sequence ATGATCAAGCTCGGCATCGTAATGGACCCTATCTCGTCCATCAATATCAAGAAAGACTCCAGCTTCGCCATGCTGTTGGAAGCACAGCGCCGTGGCTGGGAATTGCATTACATGGAAATGGGCGATCTTTATCTACGGGGTGGCGATGGCCGTGCACGTACCCGCCTGCTCAGTGTGAAGCAAGATAAAGATGAGTGGTTCAGCTTTGGCGCAGAGCAAGATCTGCCTTTGCATGATCTTGATGTCATCCTGATGCGTAAAGATCCCCCGTTTGATACTGAATTTATTTATGCCACCTATATTCTGGAACGTGCGGAAGATAAAGGCACGTTGGTGGTCAATAAGCCACAGAGCCTGCGCGACTGTAACGAGAAGTTGTTTACCGCTTGGTTCCCTGAGTTGACGCCCGATACACTGGTCAGCCGCAGCAAAGATCATATCCGTCAATTCCATAAGGAACATGGTGATATCATTTTGAAGCCTCTCGATGGCATGGGTGGGACGTCCATTTTCCGTGTTAAGCAGGATGATCCTAACTTGTCCGTTATCATTGAGACGCTGACCGAGTTGGGTAGCCGTTTCTGTATGGCGCAGAACTTCCTACCAGCCATTAAAGAGGGTGATAAGCGTGTTTTAGTGGTTGATGGCGAGCCAGTGCCCTATTGCTTGGCGCGTATCCCTGCACAGGGTGAAACCCGTGGGAATCTGGCTGCGGGTGGCCGTGGTGAAGCGCGTCCATTGAGTGAAAGCGATTGGAAGATTGCCCGTGCCGTAGCGCCGGTGTTGAAGCAGAAAGGCTTAATTTTTGTCGGATTGGATATTATCGGCGATCGCCTGACTGAAATTAACGTCACCAGCCCAACCTGTATACGTGAAATTGAAGCGGCTTTCCCAGACGTTTCGATTACCGGCATGCTGATGGATGCCATTGAAGTCCGTTTGGCCAATAAGTAG
- the rsmE gene encoding 16S rRNA (uracil(1498)-N(3))-methyltransferase, with protein MRIPRIYHPQPLQANTELALSDEAANHVGRVLRMGEGQNLQLFDGSNQVFLAEIIRVDKKNLVVRLGEGLLENRESPLNLHLGQVISRGEKMEFTVQKSIELGVNVITPLFSERCGVKLDGERLAKKIQQWQKIAIAACEQCGRNTLPEIRNAMSLSDWCAEQDDSLKLNLHPRASNSINTLPSSLNKVRLLIGPEGGLSGDEIAMTSRLGFTDILLGPRVLRTETTALTAITALQVRFGDLG; from the coding sequence ATGCGTATACCCCGCATTTATCATCCGCAACCTTTGCAGGCGAATACCGAACTTGCGCTAAGTGATGAAGCCGCCAATCACGTGGGCCGAGTGCTTCGGATGGGCGAAGGGCAAAACCTGCAATTATTCGATGGCAGCAATCAAGTATTCTTAGCTGAAATCATCCGAGTGGACAAAAAAAACTTAGTTGTCCGTCTCGGTGAAGGGCTGTTGGAAAATCGAGAGTCCCCGCTGAATTTACATCTCGGCCAGGTCATTTCTCGCGGCGAAAAAATGGAATTCACGGTACAGAAATCCATTGAGCTGGGTGTCAACGTGATTACGCCACTGTTCTCAGAACGCTGCGGCGTTAAGCTGGATGGCGAGCGTTTGGCGAAAAAAATCCAGCAGTGGCAGAAAATTGCCATCGCCGCCTGCGAGCAATGTGGCCGTAATACCCTGCCAGAAATTCGCAATGCCATGTCGTTATCCGACTGGTGTGCCGAGCAAGATGACAGCCTGAAGCTTAATTTGCATCCGCGCGCTAGCAACAGTATTAATACCCTCCCCTCGTCACTCAACAAAGTGCGTTTGTTGATTGGCCCGGAAGGCGGCCTTTCTGGCGATGAAATTGCCATGACCTCGCGCCTCGGATTTACTGATATCCTGCTAGGGCCGCGAGTTCTGCGTACCGAAACTACTGCCCTTACCGCAATTACCGCTTTGCAAGTGCGATTTGGCGATCTGGGATAA
- the endA gene encoding deoxyribonuclease I — MLRKILFLLVISSPLLPLTGYSQSINNFSQAKTVAAKIHQDAPGSFYCGCKIDWQGKKGMPDLKSCGYQARKNVQRAARIEWEHVVPAWQFGHQRQCWQQGGRKNCTKDPVYRQIETDLHNLQPAIGEVNGDRNNFMYSQWNGGYGQYGQCEMKVDFKNKIAEPPARARGAIARTYFYMRDQYQLRLSSQQSKLFDVWNRQYPVTSWECLRDERVAKAQGNHNPYVQQACQQRKS; from the coding sequence ATGTTACGCAAAATTCTGTTTCTACTGGTTATCTCCTCCCCTTTGCTTCCACTCACGGGTTACAGCCAAAGCATTAATAATTTTTCTCAGGCAAAAACAGTGGCGGCTAAAATCCACCAAGATGCGCCGGGCAGTTTTTATTGCGGTTGCAAGATTGACTGGCAGGGTAAAAAAGGGATGCCTGACCTCAAAAGCTGCGGCTATCAAGCCAGAAAAAACGTGCAACGTGCTGCACGAATTGAATGGGAACATGTGGTTCCTGCATGGCAATTTGGCCACCAGCGCCAATGCTGGCAGCAAGGTGGCCGTAAGAACTGCACGAAAGATCCCGTCTATCGCCAAATCGAGACCGATTTACACAATCTGCAACCCGCAATAGGCGAAGTGAATGGCGATCGTAATAATTTCATGTATTCACAATGGAATGGCGGCTATGGCCAATATGGTCAATGTGAGATGAAAGTTGATTTTAAAAATAAGATTGCAGAACCTCCTGCCCGTGCACGCGGGGCCATCGCACGGACCTATTTTTATATGCGCGATCAGTACCAACTGCGTCTTTCCAGCCAACAAAGCAAGTTGTTTGATGTCTGGAATCGTCAGTATCCAGTAACAAGTTGGGAATGTCTGCGTGATGAGCGTGTGGCGAAAGCTCAGGGAAACCATAACCCCTATGTACAGCAGGCTTGCCAGCAACGAAAAAGCTAA
- a CDS encoding SprT family zinc-dependent metalloprotease, which produces MSTRRIPIALQQAVMRCLRHKLQLANQHLGTAYPEPKINYYQRGTSAGSAYLQAFEIRLNPILLLENQHTFIDEVVPHELAHLLVYRQFGRVSPHGKEWRWMMEHVLQVPASRTHQFEVTSVRSKTFNYQCKCQQHALTIRRHNKVQRGESEYRCRQCGEKLQFIAVKSC; this is translated from the coding sequence CAAGCCGTCATGCGCTGTTTACGCCACAAATTGCAGCTGGCGAATCAGCACCTTGGCACCGCTTATCCGGAGCCAAAAATTAACTATTACCAGCGTGGTACTAGCGCGGGTAGCGCCTATCTGCAAGCCTTCGAAATTCGCCTTAACCCAATCTTATTGCTGGAAAATCAGCACACTTTTATCGATGAAGTCGTACCGCATGAACTGGCACATCTGTTGGTTTATCGTCAGTTTGGTCGAGTCTCTCCTCATGGCAAAGAGTGGCGCTGGATGATGGAGCATGTATTGCAAGTTCCTGCCAGCCGAACTCATCAATTTGAAGTGACGTCAGTGCGCAGTAAGACGTTCAATTATCAATGTAAATGCCAACAACACGCCCTAACCATTCGCCGGCACAATAAAGTGCAGCGCGGTGAGAGCGAGTATCGCTGCCGTCAATGCGGAGAAAAGCTACAGTTTATTGCAGTAAAAAGCTGTTAG